A stretch of Cicer arietinum cultivar CDC Frontier isolate Library 1 chromosome 5, Cicar.CDCFrontier_v2.0, whole genome shotgun sequence DNA encodes these proteins:
- the LOC101508363 gene encoding GTP-binding protein At2g22870 has product MVILHIPRLSFSLFTISSPLFSRKAYSSRTLTTLLHPPPKSTLTTTSQPTIINPKPQNLSLDKLFVPPETPIISLDNARILNGSNILLSNYANDAQIIQADFVKSSVRTEDCPSDGLPEFALVGRSNVGKSSLLNSIVRRKKLALTSKKPGKTQLINHFRVNDSWYLVDLPGYGYASAPQELRMDWAKFTKDYFLNRSTLVSVFLLIDASIPAKKIDLEYAGWLGQNQIPMTLIFTKCDKRKKKKNGGKRPEDNVNDFQDLIRGSFETVPPWIMTSNVTHQGRDEILLHMAQLRNYWLKH; this is encoded by the exons ATGGTTATCCTTCATATCCCAAGATTATCCTTTTCTCTTTTCACAATCTCATCTCCATTATTCTCTCGTAAAGCCTATTCGTCACGCACGTTAACCACCCTCTTACACCCACCACCTAAATCAACCCTCACAACAACTTCACAACCAACAAtaataaaccctaaaccccaaaacctATCTCTCGATAAACTCTTCGTTCCACCAGAAACCCCCATTATCTCTCTCGACAACGCAAGAATCTTAAACGGTTCCAATATTTTACTAAGTAACTACGCCAACGACGCTCAAATCATACAAGCTGATTTTGTGAAAAGCAGTGTTAGAACTGAAGATTGTCCTTCCGATGGACTTCCTGAATTCGCTCTTGTTGGTCGCTCCAATGTTGGCAAATCTTCGCTTCTCAATTCCATTGTTCGCCGCAAAAAGCTCGCTTTAACTTCAAAGAAACCTG GGAAGACGCAATTGATTAACCATTTTCGAGTTAATGATAGCTGGTACTTGGTTGATTTGCCTGGATATGG GTATGCATCTGCACCGCAGGAACTTAGAATGGATTGGGCAAAATTCACCAAAGACTATTTCCTTAACCGGTCAACATTGGTTTCGGTTTTCCTTCTAATAGATGCTAGCATTCCTGCTAAAAAAATTGATCTCGAGTATGCCGGTTGGTTGGGTCAGAATCAG ATCCCAATGACATTAATCTTTACCAAATGTGACAAGcggaagaagaaaaagaatggAGGCAAAAGACCTGAAGATAATGTCAATGATTTTCAGGACTTGATACGTGGCTCCTTCGAAACTGTGCCTCCATGGATCATGACGAGTAATGTCACCCATCAGGGTCGCGATGAGATACTTCTTCATATGGCCCAGCTTCGGAACTATTGGCTCAAGCACTAG
- the LOC101507824 gene encoding beta-adaptin-like protein A: protein MAPPLPQSQRSASPSQPSGKSEVSDLKLQLRQLAGSRAPGADDSKRDLFKKVISNMTIGIDVSSLFGEMVMCSATSDIVLKKMCYLYVGNYAKVNPDLALLTINFLQRDCKDQDPMIRGLALRSLCSLRVANLVEYLVGPLGSGLKDNNSYVRTVAVIGVLKLYHISATTCIDADFPETLKHLLLNDPDTQVVANCLSSLQEIWTLESTSSEEASRERETLHSKPIVYYLLNRIKEFSEWAQCLVMELVAKYIPSDNSEIFDIMNLLEDRLQHANGAVVLATIKVFLHLTLSMADVHQQVYERIKAPLLTQVSSGSPEQSYAILSHLHLLVMRAPYIFSSDYKHFYCQYNEPSYVKKLKLEMLTAVANESNTYEIVTELCEYAANVDIPIARESIRAVGKIALQQYDVNAIVDRLLQFLEMEKDYVTSEALVLVKDLLRKYPQWSQDCIAVVGNISSKNVQEPKAKAALIWMLGEYSQDMHDAPYVLESLVENWDEEHSPEVRLHLLTSVMKCFFKRPPETQKALGAALAAGLADFHQDVHDRALFYYRLLQYNVSVAESVVNPPKQAVSVFADTQSSEVKDRIFDEFNSLSVVYQKPSYMFTDKEHRGTLEFSDELGNLSISAESGDSVVPAQRVEENDKDLLLSTTDKDDVRDPGSNGSAYNAPSYSGSAPSATSQPLADLPFSSTSATGQQAPVSSLAIDDLLGLDFPVGIATTPSPPPLTLNPKAVLDPGTFQQKWRQLPISLSEEYSLSPHGIATLTTPSALLRHMQNHSIHCIASGGQSPNFKFFFFAQKAGEASIYLVECIINTSSAKSQIKIKADDQSSSQAFSTLFQSALSKFGLP, encoded by the exons ATGGCTCCACCGTTACCGCAATCTCAACGATCTGCCTCTCCGTCGCAACCTTCCGG GAAGAGTGAAGTGTCTGATTTGAAATTACAGCTCCGGCAACTTGCTGGGAGCCGAGCTCCGGGTGCTGATGATTCGAAGAGGGATCTTTTTAAAAAGGTGATATCCAACATGACTATAGGTATTGATGTTTCGTCTCTCTTTGGTGAGATGGTAATGTGTTCGGCAACATCAGACATTGTCTTGAAAAAAATGTGCTACTTATATGTTGGAAACTACGCTAAGGTTAACCCCGATCTTGCTCTCTTGACGATTAATTTTCTACAAAGGGATTGCAAGGATCAGGATCCGATGATTCGGGGACTAGCATTGAGGAGTTTGTGTTCACTCCGAGTGGCGAACTTGGTGGAGTATTTGGTTGGGCCTTTAGGGTCAGGGTTGAAGGACAATAACAGTTATGTCAGGACGGTGGCAGTTATTGGGGTTTTGAAACTGTATCATATATCAGCCACCACATGTATTGATGCAGATTTTCCAGAAACACTGAAGCATTTGTTGCTCAATGATCCGGATACTCAG GTAGTTGCAAACTGCTTGTCTTCTTTACAAGAAATTTGGACTTTAGAGTCAACCAGCTCAGAAGAAGCATCCAGGGAGAGAGAAACTCTGCACAGCAAGCCAATTGTTTATTACCTTTTGAATCG CATTAAGGAATTTAGTGAATGGGCACAATGTCTTGTGATGGAATTGGTGGCCAAGTACATTCCATCAGATAATAGTGAAATATTTGATATAATGAATCTCCTTGAAGATAGACTCCAGCATGCAAATGGTGCTGTCGTCTTGGCAACTATAAAAGTATTTCTGCATTTGACTTTATCTATGGCTGATGTTCATCAGCAG GTATATGAGCGTATCAAAGCCCCTCTCCTAACTCAAGTGAGCTCAGGAAGTCCGGAACAATCTTATGCAATTTTAAGCCACCTGCATCTCTTGGTCATGCGTGCACCTTATATATTTTCTTCAGACTACAAACACTTCTATTGCCAGTATAATGAGCCATCATATGTCAAAAAGTTGAAGCTTGAAATGCTGACTGCAGTTGCAAATGAAAGTAACACCTATGAGATAG TGACAGAATTATGTGAGTATGCTGCAAATGTTGACATACCAATTGCAAGGGAATCAATTCGGGCTGTTGGGAAGATAGCATTGCAGCAGTATGATGTCAATGCTATTGTTGACCGACTTCTACAATTTCTGGAGATGGAAAAAGACTATGTTACATCTGAAGCTCTG GTTCTTGTGAAAGATCTACTAAGAAAGTATCCACAATGGAGTCAAGATTGTATTGCTGTTGTTGGGAATATCAGTAGCAAAAATGTCCAAGAACCTAAGGCTAAGGCAGCTCTCATATGGATGTTGGGAGAATATTCTCAGGACATGCATGATGCACCCTATGTCTTGGAAAGTCTGGTTGAAAATTGGGATGAGGAGCATTCTCCCGAG GTTCGCCTACATCTTCTTACTTCAGTAATGAAGTGTTTCTTTAAGAGACCCCCTGAGACTCAAAAAGCATTAGGAGCTGCACTGGCCGCTGGTCTTGCTGACTTTCACcag GATGTTCATGATAGGGCCTTATTTTATTACAGGCTTCTACAATACAATGTATCAGTGGCAGAGAGTGTGGTAAACCCTCCAAAACAAGCAGTTTCAGTATTTGCTGATACTCAGAGCAGTGAAGTTAAAGATCGCatatttgatgaatttaacAGTTTGTCTGTTGTATACCAAAAG CCTTCTTACATGTTCACTGATAAGGAACACCGAGGGACACTTGAGTTTTCAGATGAACTTGGAAATCTATCTATTAGTGCAGAATCTGGGGATTCTGTTGTTCCTGCTCAGAGAGTGGAGGAAAATGACAAGGATCTGCTTCTAAGTACCACAGATAAAGATGATGTTAGAGATCCTGGTAGCAATGGTTCTGCATATAATGCTCCTTCCTATAGTGGTTCTGCCCCTTCTGCAACTTCACAACCGCTTGCAGATTTGCCATTTTCAAGTACCAGCGCAACTGGCCAACAAGCTCCAGTTTCTAGCTTGGCAATTGATGATCTGCTTGGTTTAGATTTTCCAGTTGGGATTGCAACCACACCGTCACCTCCCCCATTGACCCTCAACCCAAAAGCTGTACTGGATCCTGGCACTTTTCAGCAGAAATGGCGTCAACTACCAATATCCTTATCAGAG GAATATTCTTTAAGTCCTCATGGAATTGCAACGTTGACAACTCCCAGTGCACTCCTCAGGCACATGCAAAATCATTCGATACACTGCATTGCATCTGGCGGTCAGTCTCCCAATTTCAAGTTCTTTTTCTTTGCTCAAAAAGCGGGTGAAGCATCAATATATCTTGTAGAGTGTATAATCAACACATCATCGGCCAAGTCACAGATTAAAATAAAAGCTGATGACCAAAGCTCATCACAGGCATTCTCAACTTTATTCCAATCAGCCTTGTCCAAATTTGGTTTGCCCTGA
- the LOC101507513 gene encoding T-complex protein 1 subunit delta-like: MATIAAPQHRSSKTESYVDNKRKEDVRHANIIAARSVANAVRTSLGPKGMDKMISTSSNEVIITNDGATILNKMKVLQPAAKMLVELSKSQDSAAGDGTTTVVVIAGALLEKCLLLLSHGIHPTVVSDSLHKASVKAVDVLTAMAVPVELSDRDSLVKSASTSLNSKVVSQYSSLLAPLAVDSVLSVVDPAQPEMVDLRDVKIVKKLGGTVDDTELVNGLVFDKKVSHAAGGPTRMENAKIAVIQFQISPPKTDIEQSIVVSDYAQMDRILKEERSYILGMIKKIKATGCNVLLIQKSILRDAVTDLSLHYLAKAKILVIKDVERDEIEFIIKTLNCLPIANIEHFRAEKLGYADLVEEVSLGDGKIVKISGIKDMGKTTTVLVRGSNLLVLDEAERSLHDALCVVRCLVAKRFLIAGGGAPEIELSRQLGAWAKVLHGMEGYCIRAFAEALEVVPYTLAENAGLNPIAIVTELRNRHANGEINTGINVRKGQITNILEENVVQPLLVSTSAITLATECVRMILKIDDIVTVR, from the coding sequence ATGGCAACAATCGCAGCACCCCAACACCGATCCTCCAAAACCGAATCCTATGTCGACAACAAGCGCAAAGAAGATGTTCGTCACGCCAACATCATCGCAGCACGTTCAGTCGCCAACGCCGTTCGCACCAGTCTCGGCCCTAAAGGAATGGACAAAATGATTTCCACTTCCTCCAATGAAGTCATCATCACCAACGACGGCGCCACCATCctcaacaaaatgaaagtcCTTCAACCCGCCGCTAAAATGCTCGTTGAACTTTCTAAATCTCAAGACTCCGCTGCTGGTGACGGTACCACCACCGTCGTCGTCATCGCCGGCGCACTTCTCGAAAAATGTCTCCTCCTTCTCTCTCACGGTATTCATCCCACTGTTGTTTCCGATTCTCTTCACAAAGCCTCCGTTAAAGCTGTCGACGTTCTCACCGCCATGGCTGTTCCGGTTGAACTCTCCGATCGCGATTCTCTCGTTAAATCCGCTAGTACTTCATTGAACAGCAAGGTTGTGAGTCAGTACTCCTCGCTCCTCGCTCCACTGGCCGTCGACTCCGTCTTATCCGTCGTGGACCCCGCCCAGCCGGAAATGGTCGATCTTCGGGATGTTAAGATCGTTAAAAAGCTTGGTGGAACCGTCGACGACACGGAGCTTGTTAATGGTTTGGTTTTTGATAAGAAGGTTAGCCATGCTGCTGGTGGACCCACCCGAATGGAGAATGCAAAGATTGCTGTGATTCAGTTTCAGATTTCACCTCCGAAAACCGACATTGAACAGAGTATTGTGGTGAGTGATTACGCCCAAATGGATAGGATTTTGAAGGAAGAGAGGAGTTATATTCTAGGTATGATTAAGAAGATTAAGGCAACTGGTTGTAATGTGTTGTTGATTCAGAAGAGTATTTTGAGAGATGCTGTTACTGATTTGTCTTTGCATTACCTTGCTAAAGCTAAGATATTGGTGATTAAAGATGTTGAGAGAGATGAAATTGAGTTCATTATAAAGACTCTTAATTGTTTGCCGATTGCAAATATCGAGCATTTTCGTGCTGAGAAGTTGGGTTATGCTGATCTTGTGGAAGAGGTTTCTCTTGGTGATGGGAAGATTGTGAAGATTTCTGGTATTAAGGATATGGGAAAGACCACAACTGTGCTTGTCCGTGGATCGAATTTGTTAGTGCTCGATGAAGCCGAGCGTAGTTTGCATGATGCTTTGTGTGTTGTTAGGTGTTTGGTTGCCAAGAGGTTTTTGATTGCAGGTGGTGGTGCCCCAGAGATTGAGTTGTCGAGACAATTGGGTGCATGGGCTAAGGTGTTGCATGGAATGGAGGGTTATTGTATTCGAGCTTTTGCTGAGGCGCTTGAAGTTGTTCCTTATACTCTTGCTGAGAATGCAGGTTTGAACCCGATTGCGATTGTTACTGAGCTGAGGAATCGTCATGCCAATGGTGAGATAAATACTGGAATCAATGTTAGGAAAGGTCAGATTACAAACATCCTCGAAGAGAATGTGGTGCAGCCGTTGCTAGTAAGCACAAGTGCTATCACCTTGGCAACAGAGTGTGTGCGGATGATTTTGAAGATTGATGATATTGTAACTGTGAGGTAG